A window from Corynebacterium urealyticum DSM 7109 encodes these proteins:
- a CDS encoding YihY/virulence factor BrkB family protein, with protein sequence MTRSENDSPDPLVMPAGGGAGRQAISPEVYSVEVASAHRFPGPKAWGMIAKRLYAEFFYRGLPDKGATLSFYSIFTAIPTLMAFYAIVMLVLDQNRDQVLGVTGEFINRNIPADFATQASNIIEAIIGTTQRSLITLIIAVLFALFSSSAYVRAFSRSANALYGREEGRSILRTWLVMWGLTIALVAGLVLIAAGFFLREDLLSPFFTHIADPLGLAGLRTFMLDYFLPLWTLLRWPVIFGLSQMLIALLYHVAPNVKQGRFRLFTAGSVSALVVLTLLGVGFRTYLNNFLHVGMYGALGGIIGGFFCLFMANNVLLLGLQLDAELARARELAAGYDSTELILAPPRASGAADGEEQLAETLQAEAEHFQRRVRSAKDD encoded by the coding sequence ATGACCCGTTCCGAGAATGACAGCCCCGACCCGCTCGTGATGCCGGCCGGTGGCGGCGCGGGCCGGCAGGCGATTTCTCCGGAAGTGTACTCAGTCGAGGTTGCCAGCGCGCATCGTTTCCCCGGCCCGAAAGCATGGGGCATGATCGCCAAGCGCCTCTACGCGGAGTTTTTCTACCGGGGCCTTCCCGATAAAGGCGCGACGCTGAGCTTCTACTCCATCTTCACCGCGATCCCCACACTCATGGCCTTCTACGCGATCGTGATGCTGGTGCTCGACCAGAATCGCGATCAGGTCCTGGGAGTGACGGGCGAATTCATCAACCGCAATATCCCGGCAGACTTCGCGACCCAGGCGTCGAACATCATTGAAGCGATCATCGGCACCACGCAACGCTCCCTGATAACGCTGATTATCGCCGTCCTCTTCGCGCTCTTCTCCTCCTCGGCCTACGTTCGCGCCTTCTCCCGCAGCGCGAATGCGCTCTACGGCCGCGAGGAAGGCCGGTCGATCCTGCGGACCTGGCTCGTGATGTGGGGCTTAACCATCGCCCTGGTGGCGGGGCTTGTCCTCATCGCGGCGGGGTTCTTCCTGCGCGAGGATCTCCTCTCCCCCTTCTTCACCCATATCGCGGATCCGCTGGGGCTAGCGGGCTTGCGCACCTTCATGCTCGACTACTTCCTGCCCTTGTGGACATTGCTACGGTGGCCGGTGATCTTCGGGCTTTCCCAGATGCTCATCGCACTGCTGTATCACGTCGCCCCGAACGTCAAGCAGGGGCGTTTTCGCCTGTTCACGGCGGGCTCTGTCAGCGCGCTGGTTGTGCTCACGCTGCTCGGCGTGGGCTTCCGGACTTACCTGAATAACTTCCTACACGTCGGCATGTACGGGGCTCTTGGCGGCATCATCGGCGGATTCTTCTGCCTCTTCATGGCCAATAACGTGCTACTCCTCGGCCTGCAGCTGGACGCCGAGCTCGCGCGCGCCCGGGAGCTCGCAGCCGGCTACGACTCCACCGAGCTCATCCTTGCCCCGCCCCGAGCCTCAGGTGCCGCGGATGGTGAAGAGCAGCTCGCCGAAACGCTTCAGGCTGAGGCCGAACACTTCCAACGTCGCGTACGGAGCGCAAAGGACGACTAA
- a CDS encoding OPT family oligopeptide transporter, giving the protein MSSSPGTGSAAVSTGAAAPRRSPVKEFTFRAVLLGGIITLVFTAANVYLGLRVGLTFATSIPAAVISMAILRNFQDHTIQENNIVQTIASAAGTLSAIIFVLPGLIMVGWWQGFPYWTTAAVVAIGGILGVTFSIPLRRALVTGSDLPFPEGVAAAEVLKVGDTQNEDSAEENKTGLRLIILGAIASAVMSIISAMKLAASSVSSYFRLGPGATMMGGSLSLALIGVGHLVGMSVGAAMIVGLVISYGVLMPLRTSGLISAEGDISEIVTTTFSSEVRFIGAGTMAIAAVWTLLKIIGPIIRGIKEALASSRARHDGQAVDLTERDIPFPIVAGVTLASMLPVGLLLWLFVKDTTITHHMTGLIALSIIYTLLVGLIVASICGYMAGLIGSSNSPISGVGIIVVLSAALLIKVVVGGEADSTALVAYTLFTASVVFGIATISNDNLQDLKTGQLVDATPWKQQVALIFGVIFGSAIIPPIMELMRKGFGFAGAPGAGPDALAAPQAALLSSVAEGIFGDSLDWGLIGLGAAIGVVVIVINEVLSKSSRYSLPPLAVGMGMYLPASLTLIIPIGAALGYVYNKWADKQANPQRSKRMGVLMATGLIVGESLFGVINAGIIAATSNGDALAVVGESFAGPAQWIGIIAFVGLSALVYSRLKKVDQTQA; this is encoded by the coding sequence ATGTCCAGCTCACCAGGCACCGGCAGTGCTGCTGTAAGCACAGGCGCTGCAGCGCCTCGCCGTTCCCCCGTCAAAGAGTTCACCTTCCGTGCGGTGCTCCTCGGCGGCATCATCACGCTCGTCTTCACAGCGGCCAACGTCTACCTCGGACTGCGCGTCGGCCTGACGTTCGCCACCTCGATCCCCGCGGCCGTGATCTCCATGGCTATTCTGCGCAATTTCCAGGATCACACCATCCAGGAAAACAACATCGTGCAGACCATCGCATCGGCGGCAGGCACACTTTCGGCGATCATCTTCGTCCTCCCCGGCCTGATCATGGTCGGCTGGTGGCAGGGCTTCCCCTATTGGACCACCGCCGCCGTGGTTGCCATCGGCGGCATCCTCGGCGTGACCTTCTCCATCCCGCTGCGCAGGGCGCTCGTCACGGGCTCAGACCTTCCCTTCCCCGAGGGGGTAGCTGCCGCCGAGGTACTCAAGGTCGGCGACACCCAGAACGAGGACTCCGCTGAGGAAAACAAGACGGGGCTGCGTCTGATCATCCTTGGCGCCATCGCATCTGCGGTGATGTCCATCATCTCCGCCATGAAGCTCGCAGCCTCCTCGGTATCCTCCTACTTCCGCCTCGGCCCTGGCGCCACGATGATGGGCGGCTCGCTCTCCCTCGCCCTGATCGGCGTCGGTCACCTCGTCGGTATGTCCGTCGGTGCCGCCATGATTGTTGGCTTGGTCATCTCCTACGGGGTCCTCATGCCGCTGCGCACGTCGGGTCTCATTTCGGCCGAGGGCGATATCTCCGAGATTGTCACGACCACCTTCTCTTCCGAAGTTCGCTTCATCGGCGCAGGAACCATGGCCATCGCCGCGGTATGGACCCTCCTGAAGATCATCGGCCCCATCATCCGTGGCATCAAGGAGGCTCTCGCCTCCTCTCGTGCCCGCCACGATGGCCAGGCTGTGGACCTCACCGAGAGGGACATCCCGTTCCCCATCGTCGCCGGGGTCACGCTGGCATCGATGCTGCCGGTAGGCCTGCTCCTGTGGCTCTTCGTGAAGGACACCACCATCACGCACCACATGACCGGCCTGATCGCCCTGTCGATTATCTACACCCTCCTGGTGGGGCTCATCGTCGCGTCGATCTGTGGCTACATGGCAGGACTCATCGGATCCTCGAACTCCCCCATCTCCGGCGTCGGCATCATCGTCGTGTTGTCGGCTGCCTTGCTGATCAAGGTCGTCGTGGGTGGGGAGGCCGACTCCACTGCCCTCGTCGCCTACACCCTGTTCACTGCTTCGGTAGTCTTCGGCATCGCGACGATTTCCAATGACAACCTCCAGGACCTCAAGACCGGCCAGCTGGTCGACGCCACCCCATGGAAGCAACAGGTGGCCCTCATCTTCGGTGTCATCTTCGGTTCCGCGATCATCCCGCCAATCATGGAGCTCATGCGCAAGGGCTTCGGCTTCGCTGGCGCACCGGGCGCCGGCCCCGACGCCCTCGCAGCGCCTCAGGCTGCACTGCTGAGTTCCGTCGCCGAGGGCATCTTCGGCGACTCCCTGGATTGGGGGCTCATCGGCCTGGGCGCGGCCATCGGTGTTGTGGTGATCGTCATCAACGAGGTGCTGAGCAAGTCCTCCCGCTACTCCCTGCCACCACTCGCGGTTGGCATGGGAATGTACCTTCCGGCATCTCTCACGCTGATCATCCCTATCGGCGCAGCCCTGGGGTACGTCTACAACAAGTGGGCTGACAAGCAGGCTAATCCGCAGCGCAGCAAGCGCATGGGTGTCCTCATGGCCACCGGCCTGATCGTGGGCGAGTCCCTCTTCGGAGTCATCAACGCCGGCATCATCGCGGCAACCTCCAACGGCGATGCCCTGGCCGTCGTCGGCGAGAGCTTCGCAGGCCCAGCGCAGTGGATCGGCATCATCGCCTTCGTCGGACTCTCCGCCTTGGTCTACTCCCGCCTCAAGAAGGTTGACCAGACACAGGCTTAA
- a CDS encoding IclR family transcriptional regulator, whose amino-acid sequence MGYTSERNTNSAPQPPQLGVDPGHAQSAAEKPDIPAISGIQVLDRAVYILSIIAARPHNLSEVCEETGLPRATAHRISVALEKHRLIERQADGQWTAGPALAELAPRTSPRLEEAAEHLLPKLVEQTKESVQVYQLSGFERLCVANAEPATGLRDTVPRNTRMTLNAGSAARILVAWAPISLQQAVLPTAAYSAAELERVRQTQISESVAERDASLASASVPIFDSTGTMVAALSVSGPVARMGDSPAEKFGDALRQTAKEIEIHL is encoded by the coding sequence ATGGGATATACATCGGAGCGAAACACCAACTCGGCACCACAGCCACCCCAGTTGGGGGTCGACCCCGGACACGCGCAGTCCGCCGCCGAGAAACCGGACATCCCGGCGATCAGCGGCATCCAGGTCCTCGACCGCGCGGTCTACATCCTCTCCATCATCGCTGCCCGCCCGCACAACCTCTCGGAGGTCTGTGAGGAAACCGGCCTGCCACGGGCAACCGCCCACCGAATCTCCGTGGCGCTGGAGAAGCACCGGCTGATTGAACGCCAGGCTGACGGCCAGTGGACAGCCGGCCCCGCACTCGCCGAGCTCGCCCCACGCACCAGCCCGCGACTGGAGGAAGCAGCCGAGCACCTACTCCCGAAGCTCGTGGAGCAGACCAAGGAATCCGTCCAGGTCTACCAGCTCTCCGGCTTCGAGCGGCTCTGCGTGGCCAACGCGGAACCTGCCACCGGACTTCGCGACACAGTTCCTCGGAACACCAGAATGACACTCAACGCCGGCTCCGCCGCCCGCATCCTGGTTGCCTGGGCGCCCATCTCGCTACAGCAGGCGGTGCTCCCCACCGCCGCGTATAGTGCCGCGGAGCTGGAACGCGTACGTCAGACCCAGATCTCCGAATCCGTCGCAGAACGCGATGCCAGCTTGGCCTCTGCCTCCGTCCCGATCTTCGACTCGACCGGCACGATGGTGGCTGCACTATCCGTCTCCGGGCCTGTCGCCCGCATGGGCGACTCCCCCGCCGAGAAGTTCGGGGACGCGCTGCGGCAGACAGCAAAAGAGATCGAGATTCACCTCTAG
- the leuC gene encoding 3-isopropylmalate dehydratase large subunit, with protein MNTTTNTTRGATEKPLTLAEKVWRDHLVASGSDGDPDLLYIDLHLVHEVTSPQAFDGLRQAGRPVRRPDLTIATEDHNVPTTGVVGGNLLDIEDQTSRLQVSTLRKNAEEFGIRLHSMGDIDQGIVHTVGPQLGLTQPGMTVVCGDSHTSTHGAFGSIAMGIGTSEVEHVLATQTLPLKPFKTMAIEVSGELQPGGSAKDLILAIIAKIGTGGGQGHIIEYRGEAIEKLSMEARMTICNMSIEAGARAGMVAPDQTTFDYLEGRPHAPQGQDWEDAVEYWKSLRTDEGAEFDTVVHIDGSSLTPFITWGTNPGQGLPLGATVPAPEDFTNDTDRAAAESALEYMDLTPGTPLRDIPVDVVFLGSCTNARIEDLRAAAEVLDGRKVADSVQMLVVPSSTRVKQQAEQEGLDKIFLAAGAEWRTAGCSMCLGMNPDQLTPGQRSASTSNRNFEGRQGKGGRTHLVSPQVAAATAVQGTFASPADL; from the coding sequence GTGAACACCACAACTAATACCACCCGCGGCGCAACAGAAAAGCCGCTGACGCTCGCCGAGAAGGTCTGGCGCGACCACCTCGTCGCCAGTGGATCGGACGGCGACCCGGACCTGCTGTACATCGACCTCCACCTCGTCCACGAGGTCACCTCACCGCAGGCCTTCGACGGACTGCGCCAGGCCGGTCGTCCCGTCCGGCGTCCCGACCTGACCATCGCAACCGAGGACCACAACGTCCCCACGACCGGCGTCGTTGGCGGCAACCTGCTGGACATCGAGGACCAGACTTCTCGCCTGCAGGTCTCGACCCTGCGCAAGAACGCCGAAGAGTTTGGCATCCGCCTGCACTCGATGGGCGACATCGATCAGGGCATCGTCCATACCGTCGGCCCACAGCTCGGCCTGACCCAGCCGGGAATGACGGTGGTCTGCGGCGACTCGCATACCTCCACTCACGGTGCCTTCGGCTCCATCGCCATGGGCATCGGCACCTCCGAGGTCGAGCACGTGCTGGCCACCCAGACCCTGCCACTGAAGCCCTTCAAGACCATGGCCATCGAGGTCAGTGGCGAGCTGCAGCCGGGGGGCTCCGCCAAGGATCTGATCCTCGCCATCATCGCGAAGATCGGCACCGGCGGCGGCCAGGGCCACATCATTGAATATCGCGGCGAGGCCATCGAGAAGCTGTCGATGGAAGCCCGCATGACCATCTGCAACATGTCCATCGAGGCCGGTGCCCGGGCCGGCATGGTTGCTCCCGACCAGACCACCTTCGACTACCTCGAGGGTCGCCCGCACGCCCCGCAGGGCCAGGACTGGGAGGATGCGGTCGAGTATTGGAAGTCTCTGCGCACCGATGAGGGCGCGGAGTTCGACACGGTCGTCCACATTGACGGCTCCAGCCTCACCCCGTTTATCACCTGGGGAACCAACCCGGGCCAGGGCCTGCCGCTGGGCGCGACCGTGCCTGCACCGGAGGACTTCACCAACGACACCGACCGCGCCGCCGCCGAGAGCGCCCTGGAGTACATGGACCTGACCCCAGGCACCCCGCTGCGGGACATCCCGGTGGATGTGGTCTTCCTGGGGTCCTGCACCAACGCCCGCATCGAGGACCTGCGCGCCGCCGCCGAGGTGCTGGACGGCCGGAAGGTCGCCGATAGCGTTCAGATGCTCGTCGTCCCGTCGTCCACGCGAGTCAAGCAGCAGGCGGAGCAGGAGGGCCTGGACAAGATCTTCCTCGCCGCGGGCGCTGAGTGGCGCACCGCAGGCTGCTCCATGTGCCTGGGCATGAACCCGGACCAGCTGACCCCCGGCCAGCGCTCCGCCTCGACTTCCAACCGAAACTTCGAGGGCCGCCAGGGTAAGGGTGGTCGCACCCACCTGGTCTCCCCGCAGGTCGCAGCGGCCACCGCCGTCCAGGGCACCTTCGCAAGCCCCGCCGACCTCTAA
- the leuD gene encoding 3-isopropylmalate dehydratase small subunit, with the protein MEKFHTHTGVAAPLMRSNVDTDQIIPAVYLKRVTRTGFEDGLFAGWRQSPDFVLNQDAFKNASVLVAGPDFGTGSSREHAVWALMDYGFRVVLSSRFADIFKGNSSKAGLLAANVEQSDIELMWKLIEQNPGIEMTVNLEDRTATLGSHTFNIEVDDYTRWRLMEGLDDIGLTLRNEEAISEFEAGRPSFKPKTLPARTAD; encoded by the coding sequence ATGGAAAAGTTCCACACCCACACCGGTGTCGCCGCGCCACTGATGCGCTCCAACGTCGACACCGACCAGATCATCCCCGCCGTATACCTGAAGCGCGTCACCCGCACCGGCTTCGAAGACGGCCTGTTCGCAGGCTGGCGTCAAAGCCCGGACTTCGTCCTCAACCAGGATGCGTTTAAGAACGCCTCCGTGCTGGTCGCGGGCCCGGATTTCGGCACCGGTTCCTCCCGTGAGCACGCAGTCTGGGCACTCATGGACTACGGTTTCCGGGTTGTCCTCTCCTCCCGCTTCGCGGATATTTTCAAGGGCAACTCCAGCAAGGCCGGCCTGCTGGCCGCGAACGTCGAGCAGTCCGACATCGAGCTGATGTGGAAGCTCATCGAGCAGAATCCCGGCATCGAGATGACGGTGAACCTCGAGGATCGCACCGCGACCCTGGGTAGCCACACCTTCAACATCGAGGTAGACGACTACACCCGCTGGCGCCTGATGGAAGGGCTGGACGATATCGGCCTGACCCTGCGCAACGAGGAAGCTATCTCCGAATTCGAGGCCGGTCGCCCGAGCTTTAAGCCGAAGACGCTGCCAGCCCGCACCGCGGACTAA
- a CDS encoding NUDIX hydrolase, with the protein MITNNGDGDLSTSLAKSINGRGHVARIGSRPTEEFEHPTFAAGAVLWRRNEQGELEIAVEHRPRYNDWTLPKGKVDPGENLAGTAFREILEETGYRVELGWLLGYVHYPVRKRTKVVYYWTAEAVDGYFEGNDDVDDEVDELRWLSPKKARKSLTYPLDQQVLDAALELLALGANRRVLLTRHARALPRRTWSGDDDKRILDKRGRRQSEMLVSQLGAYGPSAVFSARPDRCFDTVSPLSQAFDLPLTVSSTFADDQVVVDVPAAAAALKATVGQRKVSAVCSQGAAIPAMLEHLFSESGIEVEDVRVKKGSVWVLHFKDDQLLGADYLASALPVK; encoded by the coding sequence GTGATCACGAACAACGGCGACGGCGACCTATCCACATCCCTGGCGAAGTCCATCAATGGGCGTGGCCACGTGGCGCGAATCGGCTCCCGCCCCACCGAGGAGTTCGAGCACCCGACGTTCGCTGCGGGCGCGGTGCTGTGGCGCCGTAACGAACAGGGAGAGCTGGAGATCGCAGTGGAACACCGCCCCCGGTACAACGATTGGACGCTGCCGAAGGGCAAGGTCGACCCGGGTGAGAACCTCGCGGGCACCGCGTTCCGGGAGATCCTGGAGGAGACTGGCTACCGCGTGGAGCTCGGCTGGTTGCTGGGCTACGTCCACTACCCCGTCCGCAAGCGCACGAAGGTGGTTTATTACTGGACCGCAGAGGCCGTGGACGGTTACTTCGAGGGCAACGATGATGTGGACGACGAGGTCGACGAGCTGCGCTGGTTGTCGCCGAAGAAGGCGCGCAAGTCGCTGACCTACCCGCTCGACCAGCAGGTTTTGGACGCGGCTTTGGAGCTGCTGGCTCTGGGGGCGAACCGTCGGGTCCTACTGACGCGCCACGCCCGTGCGTTGCCGCGGCGGACCTGGAGCGGTGATGACGACAAGCGCATTCTGGACAAGCGCGGGCGCCGCCAGTCCGAGATGCTCGTCTCCCAGCTGGGGGCTTATGGGCCATCGGCGGTGTTCTCGGCTCGCCCGGACCGCTGCTTCGACACGGTCTCCCCGCTCTCCCAGGCTTTCGACCTGCCACTGACGGTGTCGTCGACCTTCGCTGACGACCAGGTTGTGGTGGACGTCCCGGCGGCTGCTGCTGCGCTGAAGGCGACGGTTGGGCAGCGCAAGGTCTCCGCGGTGTGCTCCCAGGGCGCGGCGATCCCGGCGATGTTGGAGCACCTCTTTTCCGAGAGCGGCATCGAGGTCGAGGACGTGCGAGTGAAGAAGGGCAGCGTATGGGTGCTGCACTTCAAGGATGATCAGCTGCTGGGTGCGGACTACCTGGCCAGCGCGTTGCCGGTGAAGTAG
- a CDS encoding NAD(P)H-dependent glycerol-3-phosphate dehydrogenase encodes MVQVAVMGAGSWGTTVAKVFADSGNPVTLWARRDEVADDVNDNHRNSAYLGDVDLPEGLSATTDPAAALHGAEIVVLGVPSQTLRSNLSSWREHIEPNATIISLAKGIEYETGMRMSQVIADVAGVGSDRVAVLTGPNLAKEVAQGQPAATLIACEDDERARFVQSAVAAPYFRPYTSQDVLGAEVAGTSKNVIALAAGIAAGCGFGANTNATVITRGLAETTRLALQLGADARTMAGLAGMGDLVATCTSPLSRNRSFGQRLGEGAGLEAAAEATKGQVAEGVVSCRSVQALARKAGVEMPITDAVVQVCYEDASPKEIINQLLGRTRKPE; translated from the coding sequence ATGGTGCAGGTAGCAGTGATGGGGGCTGGTTCGTGGGGAACGACCGTGGCGAAGGTTTTCGCCGACTCCGGCAACCCCGTCACCCTGTGGGCTCGCCGCGATGAGGTCGCCGACGACGTCAACGACAATCACCGCAATAGCGCCTACCTCGGGGACGTAGACCTGCCAGAGGGCCTTTCTGCGACGACGGACCCCGCCGCCGCGCTTCACGGTGCCGAGATCGTCGTGCTCGGTGTGCCCTCCCAGACGCTGCGCAGTAACTTGAGCAGCTGGCGGGAGCACATTGAGCCGAATGCCACGATCATCAGTCTGGCTAAGGGCATCGAGTACGAGACCGGGATGCGGATGAGCCAGGTCATCGCTGATGTCGCGGGAGTCGGAAGCGACCGGGTCGCCGTGCTCACCGGCCCGAACCTCGCCAAGGAGGTTGCCCAGGGCCAGCCCGCTGCCACCCTCATCGCCTGCGAGGACGACGAGCGCGCCCGCTTCGTCCAGTCCGCCGTCGCCGCGCCGTATTTCCGCCCCTACACCAGCCAGGACGTCCTGGGGGCCGAGGTTGCCGGCACATCCAAGAACGTCATCGCGCTCGCCGCGGGTATCGCCGCGGGCTGCGGCTTCGGGGCAAATACCAATGCCACAGTCATTACCCGCGGACTTGCCGAGACCACCAGGCTGGCCCTCCAGCTCGGCGCGGATGCGCGCACCATGGCCGGGCTCGCGGGCATGGGCGACCTGGTCGCGACGTGTACCTCGCCACTATCCCGAAACCGCAGCTTCGGTCAGCGCCTCGGCGAGGGCGCAGGCCTGGAGGCTGCTGCCGAAGCCACCAAGGGCCAGGTCGCCGAGGGCGTGGTCAGCTGCCGGTCCGTCCAGGCGCTGGCCCGAAAGGCCGGGGTGGAAATGCCGATCACGGATGCGGTGGTGCAGGTCTGCTACGAGGACGCCAGCCCGAAGGAGATCATCAACCAGCTGCTGGGGCGCACCCGCAAGCCTGAGTGA
- a CDS encoding D-alanine--D-alanine ligase family protein, which produces MTAAEKLTVAVVYGGQSTEHSVSCISAGAIIDNLDPERFTVVPVGITNGGAWVPGATDTAQLRASGRELPTVADHGEHIQPMLGAAGEATEFRFVTGDRAGDVFATADVIFPVLHGANGEDGTIQGLFDLLGARYVGNGVLASAAGMDKEFTKKIAREAGIPTGPEVVLHGRTELTDHERELLGLPVFVKPARGGSSIGISKVDSWRDLPAAIEEAASHDPKVIIEAMITGPEVECGVLEREDGTLVASSPAMLEGTDAGEEGFYGFDAKYLDDTVSATIPAPLDEETTRRVQQLAIETYRALGCTGLARVDFFVTDAGPVLNEINTMPGFTPISMYPQMFLADGVSYADLLTTLVSGARRH; this is translated from the coding sequence GTGACTGCAGCTGAAAAACTCACCGTCGCCGTTGTTTACGGTGGCCAATCGACCGAGCACTCCGTGTCCTGCATCTCCGCGGGCGCAATCATCGACAACCTGGACCCAGAGCGGTTCACGGTTGTCCCCGTCGGCATCACGAACGGGGGAGCCTGGGTGCCGGGGGCTACGGATACCGCGCAGCTGCGCGCTTCCGGCCGCGAGCTGCCCACCGTCGCCGACCACGGCGAGCACATCCAGCCCATGCTCGGCGCCGCCGGTGAGGCCACCGAATTCCGTTTCGTCACCGGTGACCGCGCCGGGGACGTCTTCGCCACCGCGGACGTCATTTTCCCCGTCCTCCACGGCGCCAACGGTGAGGACGGCACCATCCAGGGTCTCTTCGACCTGCTGGGCGCCCGCTACGTCGGCAACGGGGTGCTGGCTTCCGCCGCAGGCATGGACAAGGAGTTCACCAAGAAGATCGCCCGCGAAGCGGGCATCCCGACCGGCCCGGAGGTCGTCCTCCACGGCCGTACCGAGCTCACCGACCACGAGCGCGAGCTGCTCGGCCTACCGGTCTTCGTTAAGCCCGCGCGGGGTGGTTCCTCCATCGGCATCTCGAAGGTAGACAGCTGGCGGGACCTGCCCGCTGCCATTGAGGAGGCCGCCTCCCACGACCCCAAGGTCATCATCGAGGCCATGATCACCGGTCCCGAAGTCGAGTGCGGCGTGCTGGAACGCGAGGACGGCACCCTGGTCGCTTCCTCTCCGGCCATGCTGGAGGGCACCGACGCCGGCGAGGAAGGCTTCTATGGCTTCGACGCCAAGTACCTCGACGACACCGTCAGCGCCACCATTCCCGCCCCGCTCGACGAGGAAACGACGCGCCGGGTGCAGCAGCTCGCGATCGAGACCTATCGGGCCCTAGGCTGCACCGGCCTGGCCCGGGTGGACTTCTTCGTCACCGATGCTGGACCGGTCCTCAACGAGATCAACACCATGCCCGGATTCACCCCGATCAGCATGTACCCGCAGATGTTCCTGGCCGACGGGGTGAGCTACGCCGACTTGCTGACCACCCTCGTCTCCGGGGCGCGTCGCCACTAG
- a CDS encoding DUF3515 family protein, whose translation MSTQRNPQGASPAASQGPNTGTEARGRGAGAPRSLVTISLILALVFTVAVLGGAKILSDRQKYSDVSVGAVDAPDAKASECSQLVEKAPEKAGKFRKVGILDPVPDGTVAYRDTNGTQLTVRCGVTMPDQYTVISPVSAAEGASWFIAQDATPGSTLATWYSVSGEPTVAVTSEADGGLIKDAVAEISPVLGEVASSQSPVTPAALPLADEPVAKDRNEQTCRSFDEALPAEIAGFRRLSSEELGELMENNAKAVGGEDALRNPQLTDLIEQANRAAKDSLVVYQPEEEGNEPVVVRCGVAFPESYERGERLSQIDDVPWFDAPALAQGSTIGHWYAIGHEEVVAVAMPQFSSGDVLPTVTKAITESMSKRAERS comes from the coding sequence ATGAGCACACAGCGTAATCCACAGGGTGCATCCCCGGCCGCTTCACAGGGCCCGAATACGGGGACCGAGGCCCGGGGCCGTGGAGCGGGGGCTCCCCGTTCACTCGTCACGATCAGTCTGATCCTAGCTCTCGTCTTCACCGTCGCGGTGTTGGGGGGAGCCAAAATTCTTTCGGATCGGCAGAAATATTCTGACGTCTCGGTTGGTGCTGTTGATGCGCCGGATGCTAAGGCCTCGGAGTGCTCCCAGCTGGTGGAGAAGGCTCCGGAGAAGGCCGGTAAGTTTCGGAAGGTGGGCATTCTGGATCCGGTTCCAGACGGCACCGTTGCTTACCGCGACACCAACGGCACCCAGCTGACCGTCCGTTGCGGTGTGACGATGCCGGATCAGTACACCGTCATCAGCCCGGTGTCCGCTGCTGAGGGGGCGAGCTGGTTCATCGCCCAGGACGCCACCCCGGGTTCCACCCTGGCCACCTGGTACTCCGTGTCTGGCGAGCCGACCGTTGCGGTGACGTCCGAGGCGGACGGCGGCCTCATCAAAGACGCGGTGGCGGAGATCTCCCCCGTTCTCGGCGAGGTCGCATCCTCTCAATCCCCCGTGACCCCGGCTGCCCTGCCGCTGGCCGACGAGCCGGTAGCCAAGGACCGCAACGAGCAGACCTGCCGTTCCTTCGACGAGGCCCTGCCTGCGGAGATCGCCGGCTTCCGCCGCCTGAGTAGCGAGGAGCTGGGCGAGCTAATGGAGAATAACGCGAAGGCCGTTGGTGGCGAGGATGCGCTGCGGAATCCACAGCTTACGGATCTTATTGAGCAGGCCAATCGCGCCGCGAAGGATTCTCTGGTTGTCTACCAGCCCGAGGAGGAAGGCAACGAGCCGGTCGTGGTCCGGTGTGGTGTTGCCTTCCCGGAGTCCTACGAGCGCGGCGAGCGGCTTTCTCAGATCGACGACGTTCCGTGGTTCGACGCCCCTGCCCTCGCGCAGGGTTCGACGATCGGCCACTGGTACGCGATTGGCCACGAGGAGGTCGTCGCCGTCGCGATGCCGCAGTTCAGCAGCGGCGATGTGCTGCCCACGGTGACGAAGGCGATCACCGAGAGCATGTCGAAGCGCGCCGAGCGCTCCTAG